The following coding sequences lie in one Anas acuta unplaced genomic scaffold, bAnaAcu1.1 SCAFFOLD_268, whole genome shotgun sequence genomic window:
- the MFSD5 gene encoding molybdate-anion transporter isoform X1, with product MLLAAYTALALLLAAALGLELAARRSHPPAAAAPPGANPAFARFQRGFLRGYLPALAADWLQGPYLYKLYQHYGFVETQIAVLYVCGFASSVLFGPVAASLVDALGRRASCVLFSLTYSACCLTKLSRDYLVLAAGRVLGGLSTALLFCAFEAWYVHEHVEHHDFPAEWVPATFSQAAFWNHVLAVGAGVVANAAAEWLGLGPVAPFVASIPLLVLAGAVALKDWDENYGKKRALAKSCADGLRRLVADRRVLLLGTVQALFESVIYIFVFLWTPVLDPHGPPLGIVFSSFMAASMVGASLYRLAVSPRYRLQPVHVLSLSVLVGFFSLFMLAFSTNPSQESPAESFVAFLLLELSCGLYFPAMGFLRRKAIPEKDRPGVTNWCRVPLNLLACLGLLLLHGADHGPGTRSIFSACCGLMLLALLAVVGLFSVVRHDTELRLPLPQGQPDAPEL from the exons ATGCTGCTCGCCGCCTACACCGCCCTCGCCCTGCTGCtggcggcggcgctggggctggagctggccgCCCGCCGCTCGCACccccccgccgctgccgccccccccggcGCCAACCCGGCTTTCGCCCGCTTCCAGCGGGGTTTCCTGCGCGGCTACCTGCCCGCGCTGGCCGCCGACTGGCTGCAGGGGCCGTACCTGTACAAGCTGTACCAGCACTACGGCTTCGTGGAGACGCAGATCGCCGTGCTGTACGTCTGCGGCTTCGCCTCCAGCGTCCTCTTCGGGCCCGTGGCCGCCTCGCTGGTGGACGCGCTGGGCCGCCGGGCGTCGTGCGTGCTCTTCTCGCTGACCTACTCGGCCTGCTGCCTCACCAAGCTGTCCCGCGACTACCTGGTGCTGGCGgcgggcagggtgctgggcgGGCTGTCCACGGCGCTGCTCTTCTGCGCCTTCGAGGCCTGGTACGTCCACGAGCACGTGGAGCACCACGACTTCCCGGCGGAGTGGGTGCCTGCCACCTTCTCGCAGGCGGCCTTCTGGAACCACGTGCTGGCCGTGGGGGCCGGGGTGGTGGCCAACGCTGCCGCCgagtggctggggctgggcccgGTGGCGCCCTTCGTGGCGTCCATCCCGCTGCTGGTGCTGGCGGGCGCCGTGGCCTTGAAGGACTGGGACGAGAACTACGGCAAGAAGCGGGCGCTCGCCAAGAGCTGCGCAGACGGCCTGCGGCGCCTGGTGGCGGACCGgcgtgtgctgctgctgggcaccgTCCAGGCGCTCTTCGAGAGCGTCATCTACATCTTCGTCTTCCTCTGGACGCCCGTGCTGGACCCCCACGGGCCACCGCTGGGCATCGTCTTCTCCAGCTTCATGGCGGCCAGCATGGTGGGCGCCTCGCTGTACCGCCTGGCCGTGTCCCCGAGGTACCGCCTGCAGCCCGTCCACGTGCTCTCGCTCTCCGTCCTCGTGggctttttctccctcttcatGCTCGCCTTCTCCACCAACCCCAGCCAGGAGAGCCCAGCCGAGTCCTTTGTGGCCTTCCTGCTCCTCGAGCTCTCCTGTGGGCTCTACTTCCCTGCCATGGGCTTCCTGCGGCGCAAG GCGATCCCGGAGAAGGACCGGCCGGGGGTGACGAACTGGTGCCGTGTCCCGCTCAACCTGCTggcctgcctggggctgctgcttctgcacgGCGCCGACCACGGGCCCGGCACCCGCAGCATCTTCTCCGCCTGCTGCGGCCTCATGCTGCTGGCGCTGCTCGCCGTCGTCGGCCTCTTCTCCGTCGTCCGCCACGACACCGAGCTCCGGCTGCCACTCCCCCAGGGCCAGCCCGACGCCCCCGAGCTGTGA
- the MFSD5 gene encoding molybdate-anion transporter isoform X2 yields the protein MLLAAYTALALLLAAALGLELAARRSHPPAAAAPPGANPAFARFQRGFLRGYLPALAADWLQGPYLYKLYQHYGFVETQIAVLYVCGFASSVLFGPVAASLVDALGRRASCVLFSLTYSACCLTKLSRDYLVLAAGRVLGGLSTALLFCAFEAWYVHEHVEHHDFPAEWVPATFSQAAFWNHVLAVGAGVVANAAAEWLGLGPVAPFVASIPLLVLAGAVALKDWDENYGKKRALAKSCADGLRRLVADRRVLLLGTVQALFESVIYIFVFLWTPVLDPHGPPLGIVFSSFMAASMVGASLYRLAVSPSQESPAESFVAFLLLELSCGLYFPAMGFLRRKAIPEKDRPGVTNWCRVPLNLLACLGLLLLHGADHGPGTRSIFSACCGLMLLALLAVVGLFSVVRHDTELRLPLPQGQPDAPEL from the exons ATGCTGCTCGCCGCCTACACCGCCCTCGCCCTGCTGCtggcggcggcgctggggctggagctggccgCCCGCCGCTCGCACccccccgccgctgccgccccccccggcGCCAACCCGGCTTTCGCCCGCTTCCAGCGGGGTTTCCTGCGCGGCTACCTGCCCGCGCTGGCCGCCGACTGGCTGCAGGGGCCGTACCTGTACAAGCTGTACCAGCACTACGGCTTCGTGGAGACGCAGATCGCCGTGCTGTACGTCTGCGGCTTCGCCTCCAGCGTCCTCTTCGGGCCCGTGGCCGCCTCGCTGGTGGACGCGCTGGGCCGCCGGGCGTCGTGCGTGCTCTTCTCGCTGACCTACTCGGCCTGCTGCCTCACCAAGCTGTCCCGCGACTACCTGGTGCTGGCGgcgggcagggtgctgggcgGGCTGTCCACGGCGCTGCTCTTCTGCGCCTTCGAGGCCTGGTACGTCCACGAGCACGTGGAGCACCACGACTTCCCGGCGGAGTGGGTGCCTGCCACCTTCTCGCAGGCGGCCTTCTGGAACCACGTGCTGGCCGTGGGGGCCGGGGTGGTGGCCAACGCTGCCGCCgagtggctggggctgggcccgGTGGCGCCCTTCGTGGCGTCCATCCCGCTGCTGGTGCTGGCGGGCGCCGTGGCCTTGAAGGACTGGGACGAGAACTACGGCAAGAAGCGGGCGCTCGCCAAGAGCTGCGCAGACGGCCTGCGGCGCCTGGTGGCGGACCGgcgtgtgctgctgctgggcaccgTCCAGGCGCTCTTCGAGAGCGTCATCTACATCTTCGTCTTCCTCTGGACGCCCGTGCTGGACCCCCACGGGCCACCGCTGGGCATCGTCTTCTCCAGCTTCATGGCGGCCAGCATGGTGGGCGCCTCGCTGTACCGCCTGGCCGTGTCCCCGAG CCAGGAGAGCCCAGCCGAGTCCTTTGTGGCCTTCCTGCTCCTCGAGCTCTCCTGTGGGCTCTACTTCCCTGCCATGGGCTTCCTGCGGCGCAAG GCGATCCCGGAGAAGGACCGGCCGGGGGTGACGAACTGGTGCCGTGTCCCGCTCAACCTGCTggcctgcctggggctgctgcttctgcacgGCGCCGACCACGGGCCCGGCACCCGCAGCATCTTCTCCGCCTGCTGCGGCCTCATGCTGCTGGCGCTGCTCGCCGTCGTCGGCCTCTTCTCCGTCGTCCGCCACGACACCGAGCTCCGGCTGCCACTCCCCCAGGGCCAGCCCGACGCCCCCGAGCTGTGA